The following is a genomic window from Bubalus bubalis isolate 160015118507 breed Murrah chromosome 6, NDDB_SH_1, whole genome shotgun sequence.
CCATCAAAAACATCAGAAGGTGAGAGAGAATCTACAGAAGGTTGAAAGAGAGCATGGACCTCCCCTTCATCAGATCCTATCTCTTCACATTCATCTACGGAAAGTAAAACagaccttttaaaacttttagttaCACGAAACtcatgactttcattttcagttgcATCTTCAAAAGCTAGATTAATTATCCCCTGAAACTGCTGAAGAGCTGGGTTAGATGTAGAGAAATTTTCTGCAACATTTTCAGCTTCAGACCTTTCATCTTCTGTTTCATCTGCTGAGGAAGAAACCTGATCTACCTCCTGTACAAACTGGACACTGCCCcgtggaatattttctttttccctaagaTGAACTATTGTAGATCGAGACCAAATTTCTGGCCTTTTCCTGGGAATCTCATCATCACTTGTTGAATTAACTTGGAAAAGATCACTACTaccttgctttttcattttcacttcaattCTTAAGTTgctatcatatatttttaattcttcaggAGTACTGGTATCACTGCTGCTCCTTCCAAGAAAATCATGGCACAGCATAGTGCCACATTTAGAAACCCCTCTGTCATTTGACCCATCATCATCCTGAGACCCTCCAGCATCATAGTCTTCAGATCTGGGCTTTATGTCATCAGAGGATGTTGTAACACTGCCACTGTCTGATTCAGGACTCTCTCTCTGATGCAGAACATTGGTACTCAAATTCCAGTGACTCATGAATGGTGCTTCTGGAGTTTCATGGCTCTCtgaagtttctgttgtttccatatctttagAATTTTTCCCTGATATTTGTTCCAAAAAACACTTGGAGGAAATATGTGACTCTACTGTAGCATGATTGTCTTCATTCATGGCAGAGTCATCAGACAACTGACTAGGAACTGTCTCTTCTTCTACATGAATTTTAGATTTTCTGTCATCTTGACCAGAATTTAAGGTACCATTTGTCTTTTCAGGAACCCAAGGTAATACATCTTTCACACATTTAATGCTTAATTTTTGGTTTGTATCTTTTCTCCCTACTTGCTTCTTCCTATCTGATTCTGAATGGAGTTGTTCTACGTGTGCTGAGTCTAAGTCACAAACGGGATTAGAGTTCAAAGAGTtttcttcaggatttgaaatcatGGATTTTAGAGCAGTGGTACTATAAAATTTTGGATCGACATTATCAGTCTCATCAGAATGACAAGGTATTTTAGCTGTGGTGTAGTGATCTATTTTTTTGTGGCCAGAAACATTTGTTTCACTTTTAACTGAACAGATCTGTTTTGATTCCAGttcatgttttattaatttatccaGATTTGAAATATTTTGGCATTCTAACAccaacttctctttttcttgattgtTCAGTGTCTTCTGTGAGTCGAGTATGCACGGTGACTGAAATGCTTCTGCATCACTGGTTTTGGCTGTGAGATTAGTTAGAGGTTCATGAGGCTTCTGTTCAGAAACACTGCCTTTGTTATTATTGTCACATACATCAAGAAACACACTTTTTTGGACAACAGATGGTTCGCTTTTTAAAGGTCTCTGAGAAGAAGGCAGAGTCTTCAGTATAACCTGTTCAGGAAGTGTTTTCGGTTTTGAATCTTTATTATTCAAATTTTCACCTCTTTTGGGTTGATTTGGGATTTTAGGCATTGTGACCTTTTTTGCACTAATCTTAGGCAAAGTTGTTTGTCCTTGCTTGACAATTTTTCTCTTAGGTGTCTGTTTATCTGTAGTTACACTGTGGTCCAATTTTGTCACATTTTCATCAGATTGCcttgaagaaactgaagatttTACTGAATTTGGTGATCCTTGGGatcctaagaaaagaaaattaaaaaatatatcttccaGTTTGTGAGTGAAATtcaatatggtttttaaaatcctttaaaagaaacaaaaagataacaTGATGAAATGGTAACATAAGATCAAATGGACAATTACAAATTAGGAGTTAGTgacttgataaaataaaaaatattttttactgcaAATATAGAGAACCTATTGCAGCATcttaagtaaaattattaaaataggcTCTCTCTTCTTCAAGCAAAGAGCATTGAATCTTATGCCAGAATTGGATTTGCATAAATATACGCAGGTAGAAAAATCTGGTTTTCTTATGCCAAGAGAGTAATAAGGGTCTTCCCTTTGAAATTCTAGGGGCGGAAAATAGACTGTTCCACACAGTTGAAAAGGAGAAtcaaactaaatataaaatagaaatgttgAAACTGTTGCAATTTTTTCTTCgaacagtaaaaaaataatttatttctcataaccAGATCATTATTATAGCTCATTAGGGTTAACAACTTAGATCTGCAGTTGAAACTAAAGCTGGTTACTGGAAGGAAAGAGGATTGATTTTGAGAATTCACTTGTTTATAATGGTTGAAGTTCTAGAGATGATATTTTGAGCATTTAAAACTGTCAAACAGAATTACcaaatctttttaaatgtttaatttttatctgtTATTAGAATATGAACAATTTTTCTctggcttattttaaaatttactttcagTATTAATTCATTACCTACATCAGAACTGTGTTTAGCATTTTACAAACTTCTCTTACATATGTGAATGCTTAATGCATAAagcaaactaatttttaaaatctgttattaTATTAGCAAATTATGCAATCTGATCagtattcttctctttcttagaACATGGAAAACAACAGGCACAGCACAGAGTCTAGAGAGAAAATTCTTCCTTCCTATGTATGACAGCTCTCTAGACTGTACCATTAGTTTTTAAAGAGCTCTTTAGTGTTGGCTTTGCAGATGGAATTCTTAGAGTTATCAGGGAAGCTTTGAAGAAATACAAGCATAATATACAGAAGGACCAGAAATGCAGATAGCCTAGTGACTCCCTTAATATgattttcacaaaagaaaataaagagtaaacTTATACCCCAAAATACTAAAATACTTGTCTGAAAAGTGGAAGAATAAAATCTTGTCTCTGAAGTATGAAATGAATGTAAAATGAGTGAAGTCATGTTATATTTTGCTTATCTGTTGCTGAAGTTCCAGAATCAGAGTTCTGCTTATTCCATTTAAACAAAGAAGTAAAACCTAGGAGTATTTCAACTTTACCTTGAGTTTTAGGAAGATTAGCTGTGGCATTCTTTGTCCTCTGCGGAGCTGTAGCACatccattgccatttcctctttttttaaaaattgcctgtGGTACTGGATCACTGTATCCTTTGCTGGTGATCTTCTTTAGCACactaagaaaaattatttgtgttCAGTATTACACTGAGACtctgaaacataattttttaaaagacctatGCATGAAATATAGTTtttcacaacactgtaaatcaattaaacatcaattaaaaaaaaaagcaaaaagaaaaatactttttctcaaagaagtaaaaaatatctcttttctgaaaatagaaaaagtcATATGTTTGTAAGTGTTTAAGTTTATAAAACTGTAGCTCAATTATGGGAAAGCAATGCATAATTAGGTGCCACAAGGATACATTATTCTTCTATCATTTTGTATAATAAGTTTTAAAGTatcattatgtaaatatattaagttttctaaggaaaaatattttaacaatatttagcTAGAAGTTAGTATATGATTGACTTCCAGAGAAAGCTAATGTCTAGGTAAAATAATGAAGACTTACCTGTTATGTGTATTAGATTCCTGTTCATGAGTGCTTTTTTTATTGGAAATTCCATTGGTATCTTTTGAAACAGGTCGAGATTTCATTGCTGTAAATGAAGATGAGTGAGTCATGAGATTGAACAGTAACTATGTAATAATTATGTATAAATTCACTGGTCATAcaatatacacaaaattaaatgTTAGAATGAGAAAAACTTTTTCCTCAGTTTGCATAAATATATGTAACTAAATTCTTTTTGGCATTTGAAACTAAATAAAAGTATCAGAGTGCTAAAACTCACCTACAGTGGAAGTTTTGATACCTTCTACACTGTTTTTCACAGTCTGTCCTCGAGAGTCACAAGAGGAAGGTTTATGACCAGGAAGCTTCTCTTTCATTGACCCATTTTCTTTTGGTTCATCTAGAGAGTCAGTGGAAGTCAGTAATTCCATACTTGAATTTGTAGATCTGCTGGAGGGACCTGCAATTCGGAGGTGTGGAGAATCTTTGCCTGTCACTTTCTTCAAAGGCTTTGCTTTGGCTTGCACATTTAAATTTCCAGTGAGTACCTTGGGTCTGGCACCTGTAATTTGCTCTTCCTGATTTCTCACTCCTTTTCCATTTCCTGAATTTTTCTGttcatttgctgctgctgttgctgatcTTTCCACAGCTTGTCTAGGTGACAGGTTTGTTGACTTTGCATTATCACTGTTTTCCGTTTTGGGCTTTATGATAGCTTTGGGCtttccagaaacatttttttccacagtttttAGTTCTTTTGTACTCTTGGATGCTGGTTTTGGATCCTTTTCCTTTAAATCATCATGcttcaaagttttatttatagAATTTCTATTAGTACTTGATGAATGTCCAGAGGCTCCTAATCCATCAGATTTCATCTTCTGATGAGCAGAGAGATAACTCAGACACTCTTTCTTGTTACTTCCTCCAGCGGATTTGTTTTTTATAGCACCACAGTCAGAAACCTGTTTTCTttgctacaaaaaagaaaaaaaaatactttgtattttGCCAAGTCTTTGACATGTAATGCTTTATGTTTCAATAGCCagtttttcaaagaggaaaaagccGCAAAATTCACATTATGATTTAGGGCCACTTAAAACTTGAATTATCTTGGATCACTTAAATGTGTCTTTGATCACCTTACCTTAATCAAATCTGAAATGCAACAAACAACAATTAATAGgaaattctacttttaaaaaggcATACTATTTAACTTTATGAAATTATGGTAGAGATGAACACTTAATGGTATTAGGATGCCTTGGGTAAACGATAGTATCCCACATTTTTTGAAAGCCCACTCCCAGGTTTTGTGCTAAAATGCTTTTCATATATCATCTCACGTATTCCTCACAACAATTCTGTAAGATATCTCCTGCTGCTATCTCCATTTCTTAGACAAGAAACCAGGGGTTAAAGCAGGTATGGAATTTACCCAaggccatgggcttcccaggtgatgctagtggtaaagaacccacctgccaatgcaggagatgtaagagacaagggttcagtatccgggtcaggaagatctcctggaggagggcacggcagcccgctccagtattcttgcctggaaaatcccatggacagagaagcctagcaggctataatccatagggtcgcaaataatcagacatgactgaagcaacttagcactcacatgcatgcacatgatgAAAAGGGACTGAACTAGGACTTGAGCTCAAGATTTACTGCTTTAAGCAGGTAGTCATTATATGGTAAACTCTGAGGGACATCATAATGATTTTTCACCAAAAATTCTCTCTTCAATCCTATTTACCAAATGCCAGAAACTTTATCACTGAATATTTAGTCCTCTGGAGGAAAGGGCCAGAGGGAAACTTCTGGGAAATAACACATTGACATTTGAAAAGTTTGGTTTTGGGGCaggggaaaagcaaaaaaaaaaaaccccaaacccatAAACATCGCCCACAGCATCTTAATACAGTATTGGTtgtctggagaaaagaaaaggggtcctaaaaacaaatgaaataggtaaaaagaggaaaatagaagGGCACTAAAGACAATTCATCTACTTTATCATTTTGGTTAGAACCAACCTTGTATGGAAGTGAATAACTGGTATGaattatagaataaaattttaagaatatattgccattttttatgtaaatacttcccccccttcattggaaggctgTTATGAAATTGTAGAGGTGTGAGGCAGAACCTGTGTTGTCTTCTTTGATCCCTTAGCACCAGGCACCTCACACACTGGGTACTCAAAGAACGTGTGATGATGGTTATCTACCTGGAGCATATATTGATATACAGTTCAAGTTCTAGTTATTTCTAAATATAGAAAACTTCTATTTACAATGGAAATTTGTTTAAGATAGAAATAACATAGGTAAGTGTGTGTTTATgttcatatacacatacatatatacataaataataaataagctaGTTAAGTTTAGCAAAAAGCAAGGTATAAAGAATTATTAGATTCTTATTCTAACTTTgcttcaaaatgaagaaaaaaatctcagatatTTAAGAACTCATTATTAACGTCTCTGGGCCTTGAATTATGCATATTTAGGGGTACAAACTGGTCCCATTCAGTGGAGTGTACTAGGATTCTGTGTAATACTTGTAAAGTTCAAATAGGCTTGGTCCtcgattttgttttcttgatcaAATCTtagctcaaaaaataaatttctctatttttaatactTAAGACCAGGAAGACTCTGATGTTAGACCTCTTCCCACCTTTAAAACTAATCTTACATAATTTACTCTATCCTGGagtctatttattttaaagtatttatatagtatatggagtaggtggctgcgcgggcacaggagggccgagaggagctactccacgttcaaggtcaggaggggcagcggtgaggagataccccttgtccaaggtaaggagcagtggctgtgctttgctggagcagctgtgaagagacaccccacgtccaaggtacgggaaacccaagtaagacggtaggtattgcgagagggcatcagagggcagacacactgaaaccataatcacagaaaactagtcaacctaatcacatggaccacagccttgtctaactcaatgaaactaaaccatgccctgtggggccgcccaagacgggcgggtcatggtggagaggtctgacagaatatggtccactgcagaatggaatggcaaaccacttcagtattcttgccttgagaaccccatgagcagtatgaaaaggcaaaatgataggatactgaaagaggaactccccaggtcagtaggtgcccaatatgctactggagatcagtggagaaataactccagaaagaatgaagggatggagccaaaagcaaaaacaatacccagctgtagatgtgactggtgatagaagcaaggtccgatgctgtacagagcaatattgcataggaacctggaatgttaggtccataaatcaaggcaaattggaagtggtcaaacaggagatggcaagagtgaatgtcgacattctaggaatcagagaactaagatggactggaatgggtgaatttaactcagatgaccattatatctactactgcgggcaggaatccctcagaagaaatggagtagccattatggtcaacgaaagagtccgaaatgcagtacttggatgcaatctcaaaaatgacagaatgatctctgttcgtttccaagacaaaccattcaatatcacagtaatccaagtttatgccccaaccagtaatgctgaagaagctgaagttgaacagttcagtgaagacctacaagaccttttagaactaacacccaaaaaagatgtccttttcattatgggggactggagtgcaaaagtaggaagtcaagaaacacctggagtaacaggcaaatttggccttgaaatacagaatgaagcagggcaaaggctaatagagttttgccaagagatcgcactggtcatagcaaataccatcttccaacaacacaagagaagactacacatggacatcaccacatggtcaacactgaaatcagattgattatattctttgcagccaaagatggagaagctctatacagtcagcaaaaacaagactgggagctgactgtggctcagatcatgaactccttttgccaaattcagacttaaattgaagaaagtagggaaaaccactagaccattcagttcagttcagtcactcagttgtgtccgtctctttgcgaccccatgaatcgcagcacgccaggcctccctgtccatcaccaactcccggagttcactcagactcatgtccattgagtcagtgatgccatccagccatctcatcctctgtcatccccttctcctcctgcccccaatccctcccagcatcagagtcttttcatgacctaaatcaaatcccttatgattatacagtggaagtgagaaatagatttaagggactagctctgatacacagagtgcctgatgaactatggactgaggttcacgacattgtacaggagacagggatcaagaccattcccatggaaaagaaatgcaaaaaagcaaaatggctgtctgggaaggccttacaaatagctgtgaaaagaagggaagcgaaaagcaaaggagaaaaagaaagatataagcatctgaatgcagagttccaaagaatagcaagaagagataagaaagccttcttcagcaatcatcgcaaagaaatagaggaaaacaacagaatgggagagactagagatctcttcaagaaaattagagataccaaggaaacatttcatgcaaagataggctcgataaaggacagaaatggtatggacctaacagaagcaggagatattaagaagacatggcaagaatacacagaagaactgtacaaaaaagatcttcatgaccaagataatcacgatggtgtgatcactgacctagagccagacatcctgaaatgtgaagtcaagtgggccttagaaagcatcactacgaacaaagctagtggaggtgatggaattccagttgagctatttcaaatcctgaaagatgatggtgtgaaagtgctatactcaatatgccagcaaatttggaaaacttagcaatggccacaggactggaaaaggtcagttttcattccaatcccaaagaaaggcaatgccaaagaatgctcaaactaccacacaattgcactcatctcacatgctagtaatgctcaaaattctccaagcaggcttcagcaatatgtgaactgtgaacttcttgatgttcaagctggttttagaaaaggcagaggaatcagacatcaaattgccaacatctgctggattatcgaaaaagcaagagttccagaaaaacatctattctgcttcactgactatgccaaagcctttgactgtgtggatcacaataaactgtggaaaattctgaaagagatgggcataccagaccacctgacctgcttcttgagaaacctatatgcaggccaggaagcaacagttagaactggacatggaacaacagactggttccaaataggaaaaggagtacgtcaaggctgtatattgccaccctgcttatttaacttatacgcagagtacatcatgagaaacgctgggctggaggaagcacaagctggaatcaagattgctaggagaaatatcaataacctcagatatgcagatgacaccacccttatggcagaaagtgaagaggaactaaaaaacctcctgatgaaagtgaaagaggagagcgaaaaagttggcttaaagctcaacattcagaaaacgaagatcatggcatctggtcccatcacttcatggcaaatagatggggaaacagtggaaacagtgtcagactttattttttagggctccaaaatcactgcagatggtgactgcagccatgaaattagaagacgcttactccttggaaggaaagttatgaccaccctagacagcatattccaaaccagagacattactttgccaacaaaggtccatctagtcaaggctatggtttttccagtggtcgtgtatggatgtgagagttggactgtgaaaaaagctgagtgctgaagaattgatgcttttgaactgtggtgttgcagaagactcttgagagtcccttggactgcaaggagatccaaccagtccatcctaaaggagaccagtcctgggtgttctttggaaggaatgatgctaaagctgaaactccagtactttggccacctcatgtgaagagttgactcactggtaaagactctgatgctgggaggggttgggggcaggaggagaaggggtcgacagaggatgagatggctggatggaatcaccgactcgatggatgtgagtctgagtgaactctgggggctggtgatggacagggaggcctggcgtgctgcgattcatggggtcgcaaagagtgggacactactgagcgactgaactgaactgaactgatagtgctTTAGAAATTTCAGCATTAACATTACATGGTGAGAATTCAATGTATATGCATTTTTAGACAATCTGTGATTTATATCTACAAAGTTTACATATGTTTCTTATATACAATTGACCAATTAGGAATGTTCACCACATGATAAAGAAGAAGAGTAACCCTCTAAAGCCTTCCTCTTAGACACACTTTCAGGTCTAGTACATTCCTTTACATTGTTTTTACtagattttaactttttaaatgatggaGCTAGTATGTTATGAAATAGACTTTGGGAAATAGTCCTAGGAGGACTTTTTGTACTAGCAAAAAGCTCCGGTGTCCCACAGTTTTTCACCCAAGACATTTGGAGCTTGACCTCTGCCACAGCCATGAGAGCTACTGGTTGTGGCTTGAAGCTGTATGAGTTCCTATCTACTAGCCGATAAGGCAGAGAAGATTCCCTATTCCATTCTTGCAAGGGCAATATATTCTTTGCATTTCAAACTGGAACTCTCAGTGTATGTCTCCATATCATTGGAATGCATGTCTAGGTTAGTATAATTTTGTACTTCACATATATTAAGTTAGCTAGACTGAAACTCTAACCATCattaataatgtgtgtgtgtatgtgtgtgtatgagtgctgctgctgctgctaagtgacttcagtcgtgtccgactctgtgtgaccccatagacggcagcccaccaggctcccccgtccctgggattctccaggcaagaacactggagtgggttgccatttccttctccaatgcatgcaagtgaaaagtgaaagtgaattcgctcagtcgtgtcggactcttcgcgaccccatggactgcagcccaccaggctcctccgtccatggattttccaggcaagagtactggagtgggtgccattgccttctccggtgtgtatgtgtaaatgtgctaaaaaaacaaataatataaaacttaccatcttaattatttttaagtgggtAGTACAGTCAGGTTGACTATATATGCCTTGCTGTGCAACAAACCTCTAGAACTTTTTcaccttgcaaaactgaaacttaaTCCTCATTGAACAATTATTCCCCTTTGCCTTGTCTCCCCAgaccctggcagccaccattctactttgtttttaagagtttgactattttggttagcgacttagcagcagcagcagcatgtaagtACACCAAGTAACTTTTAAAGTGAACACAACTGTACTCTTGATGTTAATTGCCTTTTGCACACCAAAAATACCTTATGTGGATTAAAATCTTAGTTTAGAGAAAACTGGGACAACTAAAATCTTCTTTTTAAGAAGTAGGTTAATTAGAAAAATAGACATGGAAATGGATTTAGAATTCTGGACAATTTCTGATCTGGAATAGTTCCACTATGCTAGTTGCCAAAAAGgttttcaaggaaataaaaaaggtaGACAATATTTCACTTCCCATGTCAACTGGATATAAAAAATGCAtatcacttaaaaatttaaaactgttaacttgatttaaaaaagagtcaaaattatTTCCATCCAGGAACAGCTTTagttaatgaataaattttaaaaaattattctgaaaatataaaataataaaatttaaattatttttcatctggGCTTATAAAACTGTAAAAGTTTACCTGAGAGCTACTGAATATAGGCTTTTTGCCAAGTCTTCGGTCATCACCTTTGTCAAATGCAGCTGTAGGGGAAAaatagcaatttatttttataggaaGCACTCTTATTACCATAGAAGTAAAGGGATAATAATATATCAGCAGGAAATGCTATATTTTGatggaaataacttttaaaaagctgaaacaaTCTAATACACTAAATAACTATCTGCTTTAGAAGTTAtcttaaagaaatttattttgaatcttATTTTCTTGTTCCTATGGattttatgttattaaaattaatacatgAGAAACATATAGCCTTGTGGAAAAGATTTGTACATTTACAAAAACCTAGAATTTTCTCAAGGTGTGAAATTTTAGAGATAACTTCCTTTTAGCTggttttccaaattaaaaaactaCAGATTGTGgcaaatgtaatattttatgaactattaaatatgagaaaatttctatcctaaaaatataaaaacacttaaaattttctaattttgcaGGTATGTCAGGAGGAAAgagtaaagagaaaaaacatggttttgttgaaaataaaacataagacaATCCTTAAActttatatcattctttttagaattacataaaaattcattttataggTTTAAGTTTATATGGGAATTATTGGGGAACTCAGTTGATATTctttaaataagaatttaaatgaCGTCGGGGAAAAATATAGGAATAATGATACAAGAGCTATAAATATAGTTTAGCTAAtggattttttccttttgaaggTTATGtagctttaaaatacattttgaagagatatatataatttccaaatttatttttattaaaacagctgatgaaaaatacattaaattatcTGTAATTCTACCATACACCTTCTACTATCTCTGTTCTATAGGAATTATGTTATAAGACAAAGCAGGTTCCTAGAAATAGCATTACAAGGACTGGTTTGTGGTCAGCAAATGACTGCACAAAAATATACAGGTAGAAATTAATTCAAGATTTCTCCCAAAGATCAGTAACTCAAACTAGAACATAAGAAATGTTATAAAAAAGAGAACCCAGAATTACTC
Proteins encoded in this region:
- the BTBD8 gene encoding BTB/POZ domain-containing protein 8 isoform X1, giving the protein MARCGEDSAPPGVPLGSPGVCSKGLQRKGPCERRRLKAMVSEQLSQDLLRLLREEVHTDVTFSIGCTLFKAHKAVLLARVPDFYFHTVGHTDNLKNHEHVAVENFEASEFRTFLQIVYSSNRNIKSYEEEILRKKIVESGVPQKKCDFSVGNCTDNDRRLSVEFLSKRSSDHSLLKHEIPKDINSKEENVISTDIYDLEPASELGEDLLKLYVKHCCPDIDIYVDGKSFKAHRAILSARSSYFAAMLSGCWAESSQECITLQSISHIEMNVMMHFIYGGTLDFPVKANVGQILNMADMYGLEGLKEVAIYILRRDYCNFFQKPVSRRLASILECLIIAHSVGVESLFADCMKWIVKHFARFWSERSFANVPPEIQKSCFNMLIHSLNDKNAAFLLMESDRLIVSLPRVKWTESALIMASQLQEECIAFIIENFSKIIQSENFALLLQSQAMSSTSDLLDKIFKAVEENITTENSCSLLMALDTLLNSDSTKEMGFTCKIQALRDKLWIFLVQSFYAVRHTESWKLMSTDDQQKIQAAAFDKGDDRRLGKKPIFSSSQQRKQVSDCGAIKNKSAGGSNKKECLSYLSAHQKMKSDGLGASGHSSSTNRNSINKTLKHDDLKEKDPKPASKSTKELKTVEKNVSGKPKAIIKPKTENSDNAKSTNLSPRQAVERSATAAANEQKNSGNGKGVRNQEEQITGARPKVLTGNLNVQAKAKPLKKVTGKDSPHLRIAGPSSRSTNSSMELLTSTDSLDEPKENGSMKEKLPGHKPSSCDSRGQTVKNSVEGIKTSTVAMKSRPVSKDTNGISNKKSTHEQESNTHNSVLKKITSKGYSDPVPQAIFKKRGNGNGCATAPQRTKNATANLPKTQGSQGSPNSVKSSVSSRQSDENVTKLDHSVTTDKQTPKRKIVKQGQTTLPKISAKKVTMPKIPNQPKRGENLNNKDSKPKTLPEQVILKTLPSSQRPLKSEPSVVQKSVFLDVCDNNNKGSVSEQKPHEPLTNLTAKTSDAEAFQSPCILDSQKTLNNQEKEKLVLECQNISNLDKLIKHELESKQICSVKSETNVSGHKKIDHYTTAKIPCHSDETDNVDPKFYSTTALKSMISNPEENSLNSNPVCDLDSAHVEQLHSESDRKKQVGRKDTNQKLSIKCVKDVLPWVPEKTNGTLNSGQDDRKSKIHVEEETVPSQLSDDSAMNEDNHATVESHISSKCFLEQISGKNSKDMETTETSESHETPEAPFMSHWNLSTNVLHQRESPESDSGSVTTSSDDIKPRSEDYDAGGSQDDDGSNDRGVSKCGTMLCHDFLGRSSSDTSTPEELKIYDSNLRIEVKMKKQGSSDLFQVNSTSDDEIPRKRPEIWSRSTIVHLREKENIPRGSVQFVQEVDQVSSSADETEDERSEAENVAENFSTSNPALQQFQGIINLAFEDATENESHEFRVTKSFKRSVLLSVDECEEIGSDEGEVHALFQPSVDSLSPSDVFDGISHEHHGRTCYSRYSQRSEGSVLECRQKKSNSIYKNKSSPLSLSSIDSSRKDKQSASATEKKGTTDVLSKGGIQLPPGDKVCSGSNVDNDFETHSKFSDSDIKSQERPCHLELHQRESNSDIPKNSFTKSLDSCRSQVLPQEGQVKESHSTATEKANIALSAGDIDGCDTVAQIYMYDHRPSKTLSPIYEMDVTEAFEQKMESETQVTDMDFEDEQHFAKQDWTLLKQLLSEQDSNLNITNSVPEDLNLAQYLINQTLLLARDSSKPQGKAHVDTLNRWSELTSPFDDSSASITMASFSSEECSPQGEWTILELETQH